The following proteins are co-located in the Microbacterium immunditiarum genome:
- a CDS encoding WXG100 family type VII secretion target: MAGHDFGATYSEMESAAQRLRDGRQSITDTLKELQGVIDDLVQDGFKTENASEAYSTAYSELTSSLDDASEAVNDMAQALDRMADSIRDKDAELAGG; the protein is encoded by the coding sequence ATGGCCGGACACGATTTCGGTGCAACGTACAGCGAGATGGAGAGCGCGGCGCAGCGACTGCGTGACGGACGCCAGAGCATCACCGACACGCTGAAGGAGCTTCAGGGAGTCATCGACGACCTCGTGCAGGACGGCTTCAAGACCGAGAACGCGTCCGAGGCCTACTCGACCGCGTACTCGGAGCTGACGAGCTCCCTCGACGACGCGTCGGAGGCTGTCAACGACATGGCGCAGGCGCTCGACCGCATGGCTGACTCGATCCGCGACAAGGACGCGGAGCTCGCCGGCGGCTGA
- a CDS encoding FtsK/SpoIIIE domain-containing protein, which yields MRLKLTLHRHTSDPVDIVITTDSTATAGDVARHIAEADPARSIPFTDGDVLTLAVAPPTGERMVSLQPDIPIGEAPIGSGFAASVINYGPGFVSTARRDIVGLLRATTGPLAGQEFPLAAGRVSLGRDPGNDIVLSDPLVSKRHARLEVGAHVEVVDLNSANGVLVDGVQVQRVRIEEGTPFVIGATTLVLVFARTFDGSAAEEPIIERGGGLLFNRSPRVEVRYPGTRFKPPRIPTEKIGRLFPWPILIAPILMGAALYAINENPRSLLIIVMTPLMAFGNLINQSLQSKKGENHEYGLFERQYEQLEEDFFRGKPEEERARNAEAPPVAEVFDQAMRLGPMLWTRRPEHWNHLAVRLGSCRLPARNAIDDADTPEGLPEFIERIERLRARYEFVDDVPVFDTLSDAGSIGIAGPRALVADTMRGIAVQLFGLHAPNDLVAVAFADSAWTPELDWLKWLPHTSSERSPFAHGALADSAPTSASLLNSLEEYVSRAAARADKGEPRGPFKEDWNPLVYGTDVARAATERQKAPQVSVIVFVTGDAPVDRGRLTDVLERGADHGVHAVFVAPTVESLPAVCRSYIELTSSLDEARVGQVRTGQHFDSVRVEGVSNAYMQMFARRLAPVVDASTVVHDASDIPNSVMFLQLVDRAIAEDPSVVIERWRQNNTIVDRSPAPRPRLKKAGTLRAIVGQGVSDAMALDLRTHGPHALVGGTTGAGKSEFLQAWVLGMAAAHSPDRVTFLFVDYKGGSAFADCVDLPHCVGLVTDLSPHLVSRALTSLRAELQRREHLLNRKKAKDLLELEKRQDPECPPSLVLVIDEFAALASEMPEFVDGVVDIAQRGRSLGIHLIMATQRPAGVIKDNLRANTNLRIALRMADESDSRDVVDDPIAASFAPTIPGRAIAKIGPGRLVPFQAAYTGGWTDDDDSAAAEVRVAELRFGATGEWEPDRPPESDAHEELLGPNDQRRIVSTLVRASELAALPRPRRPWLDELSPLIDLRDLPNDGDTRIPIALMDVPEKQQQAQAVFVPDRDGSLVVYGTSGSGKSTVLKTIATAAGMRPDRGRVQVYCLDFASGALGALAALPHVGSVVDGADVERIQRLLRTLDKELDRRAAAFSAASAASVHEYRELVDPAMPRILVLIDNYPEFKKDWEVAPGRGPFYRIFMRILGEGRTLGVHTVITADRGNAVPSAVAANISRRVVLRMGDNAQYMLLGAPRDVLDEQSAPGRAVIDGHEAQIAVLGGTSNVVEQTKALAALGDRLREIGVRDLPEIGALPTSVRTAEMPARVDGMPVFGIADDTLAPRGFEPVGSFVISGPPQSGRTNALKALIVAMERFDPDLRLYHFGSRRAELKDFRPWVRSATKPEDEKELATELAELVVSDAPGSRILIVIEDIPHLADGPADRPMRGLLQAMNNSEHMLIGEAEITRASGSIGVLGEWKTGRQGIVLKPDTYDGEALFKVTFGRVKRSDFPVGRGIFVQAGRAVTMQVPFVAEPAGSGAPRPVAEPAGAHG from the coding sequence ATGAGACTGAAGCTGACCCTGCACCGCCACACGAGCGATCCCGTCGACATCGTGATCACCACGGATTCCACGGCGACGGCGGGCGACGTGGCCCGCCACATCGCCGAGGCCGACCCGGCCCGCTCGATCCCCTTCACGGACGGCGACGTCCTGACCCTCGCCGTCGCGCCGCCGACCGGTGAGCGGATGGTGTCGCTGCAGCCCGACATCCCGATCGGCGAGGCTCCGATCGGCTCGGGGTTCGCCGCATCCGTCATCAATTACGGCCCTGGCTTCGTCTCGACGGCGCGCCGCGACATCGTCGGACTGCTTCGTGCGACGACGGGTCCGCTCGCCGGCCAGGAGTTCCCGCTCGCGGCCGGCCGCGTCTCGCTGGGACGCGACCCGGGGAACGACATCGTGCTCTCCGACCCGCTGGTGTCCAAGCGCCACGCGCGTCTCGAGGTCGGTGCCCACGTCGAGGTCGTCGACCTCAACTCCGCCAACGGCGTTCTCGTGGACGGCGTCCAGGTGCAGCGTGTGCGGATCGAAGAGGGCACGCCGTTCGTGATCGGCGCGACGACCCTCGTGCTGGTCTTCGCGCGCACGTTCGACGGGTCCGCGGCCGAGGAGCCGATCATCGAGCGAGGCGGGGGACTCCTCTTCAACCGCAGTCCGCGAGTCGAGGTGCGCTACCCGGGCACCCGCTTCAAGCCCCCGCGGATCCCCACCGAGAAGATCGGCAGGCTCTTCCCGTGGCCGATCCTCATCGCGCCGATCCTCATGGGCGCCGCGCTGTACGCGATCAACGAGAACCCCCGGTCGTTGCTGATCATCGTCATGACACCGCTCATGGCGTTCGGCAACCTCATCAATCAGTCGCTGCAGAGCAAGAAGGGCGAGAACCACGAGTACGGCCTGTTCGAGCGGCAGTACGAGCAGCTCGAGGAGGACTTCTTCCGCGGCAAGCCGGAGGAGGAGCGCGCCCGCAACGCCGAGGCCCCGCCGGTCGCCGAAGTGTTCGACCAGGCGATGCGACTTGGCCCGATGCTGTGGACGAGGAGGCCGGAGCACTGGAACCACCTCGCCGTGCGGTTGGGCAGCTGCCGGCTGCCGGCGCGGAACGCCATCGACGACGCCGACACCCCTGAAGGGCTGCCCGAGTTCATCGAGCGCATCGAGCGGCTGCGCGCGCGCTACGAGTTCGTCGACGACGTCCCGGTTTTCGACACGCTCTCCGACGCGGGCTCGATCGGGATCGCCGGTCCGCGCGCGCTCGTCGCCGACACGATGCGCGGCATCGCCGTCCAGCTGTTCGGCCTGCACGCCCCGAACGACCTCGTTGCCGTCGCGTTCGCCGACTCGGCGTGGACGCCCGAGCTCGACTGGCTCAAGTGGCTGCCGCACACCTCGAGCGAGCGCAGCCCGTTCGCACACGGTGCGCTCGCCGACTCCGCACCGACGAGCGCCTCGCTGCTGAACTCGCTCGAGGAGTACGTCAGCCGTGCCGCGGCGCGCGCCGACAAGGGCGAGCCGCGCGGACCGTTCAAGGAGGACTGGAACCCCCTGGTCTACGGCACGGATGTCGCGCGTGCGGCCACCGAGCGGCAGAAAGCCCCGCAGGTGTCGGTGATCGTCTTCGTGACCGGCGACGCCCCCGTGGATCGCGGTCGCCTCACCGACGTGCTCGAGCGCGGAGCCGACCACGGCGTCCACGCGGTGTTCGTCGCGCCCACCGTCGAGTCGCTCCCCGCCGTGTGCCGCAGCTACATCGAGCTCACGAGCAGCCTGGATGAGGCGCGCGTGGGCCAGGTGCGCACCGGCCAGCACTTCGACTCCGTGCGGGTGGAAGGCGTGTCGAACGCGTACATGCAGATGTTCGCGCGACGGCTCGCCCCGGTCGTGGACGCGAGCACGGTCGTCCACGACGCATCCGACATCCCGAACTCGGTGATGTTCCTGCAGTTGGTGGACCGGGCGATCGCCGAGGACCCGAGCGTCGTGATCGAACGGTGGCGGCAGAACAACACGATCGTCGATCGATCCCCCGCTCCGCGGCCGCGGCTGAAGAAGGCGGGCACTCTGCGGGCGATCGTCGGGCAGGGCGTGAGCGACGCGATGGCGCTGGATCTGCGCACGCACGGTCCGCACGCGCTCGTGGGCGGCACGACCGGTGCGGGGAAGTCGGAGTTCCTGCAGGCGTGGGTGCTCGGCATGGCCGCGGCCCACAGCCCCGATCGGGTCACCTTCCTGTTCGTCGACTACAAGGGCGGATCGGCCTTCGCCGACTGCGTCGACCTGCCACATTGCGTCGGATTGGTCACCGACCTCAGTCCGCACCTCGTGAGTCGCGCTCTGACGAGCCTCCGCGCCGAGCTGCAGCGCCGCGAGCATCTGCTCAACCGCAAGAAGGCGAAGGACCTCCTCGAGCTGGAGAAGCGGCAGGACCCGGAGTGCCCTCCGTCGCTCGTTCTGGTGATCGATGAGTTCGCCGCACTGGCCTCCGAGATGCCGGAGTTCGTCGACGGCGTCGTCGACATCGCCCAGCGAGGCCGGTCCCTCGGAATCCACCTGATCATGGCGACGCAGCGACCGGCCGGCGTCATCAAGGACAACCTCCGGGCGAACACCAACCTGCGCATCGCGCTGCGCATGGCCGACGAGTCCGATTCGCGCGACGTCGTCGACGATCCCATCGCGGCGAGCTTCGCGCCCACGATTCCGGGCCGCGCGATCGCCAAGATCGGTCCCGGGCGTCTGGTTCCCTTCCAGGCCGCGTACACCGGCGGATGGACGGACGACGACGACAGCGCCGCCGCCGAGGTCCGCGTCGCGGAGCTCCGATTCGGCGCCACGGGCGAGTGGGAACCCGACCGGCCGCCTGAGTCGGATGCGCACGAGGAGCTCCTCGGGCCGAACGACCAGAGGCGCATCGTCTCGACCCTCGTCCGGGCGAGCGAGCTGGCGGCGCTTCCCCGACCGCGTCGTCCGTGGCTGGACGAGCTGTCGCCGCTGATCGACCTGAGGGATCTGCCGAACGACGGCGACACCCGCATCCCGATCGCGCTCATGGACGTGCCCGAGAAGCAGCAGCAGGCGCAGGCGGTCTTCGTTCCCGACCGGGACGGATCTCTCGTGGTCTACGGAACGTCGGGCTCAGGCAAGTCCACCGTACTCAAGACGATCGCCACCGCGGCAGGCATGCGACCCGACCGCGGTCGTGTGCAGGTGTACTGCCTCGACTTCGCGTCCGGCGCGCTGGGCGCCCTGGCCGCGCTCCCGCACGTGGGGTCGGTCGTCGACGGCGCCGACGTCGAGCGCATCCAGCGCCTGCTGCGCACCCTCGACAAGGAGCTGGACCGTCGGGCGGCGGCCTTCTCGGCGGCGAGCGCCGCGTCCGTGCACGAGTACCGCGAGCTGGTCGATCCAGCCATGCCGCGCATCCTCGTGCTCATCGACAACTATCCGGAGTTCAAGAAGGACTGGGAGGTCGCTCCGGGCCGGGGTCCCTTCTACCGGATCTTCATGCGGATCCTCGGCGAGGGGCGCACCCTGGGCGTGCACACGGTCATCACCGCGGACCGCGGCAATGCCGTGCCGAGCGCGGTGGCAGCGAACATCTCCCGGCGCGTCGTGCTGCGGATGGGCGACAACGCCCAGTACATGCTGCTGGGCGCGCCCCGCGACGTGCTCGACGAGCAGTCAGCGCCCGGCCGTGCCGTCATCGACGGTCACGAGGCGCAGATCGCCGTGCTCGGCGGCACGTCCAACGTGGTCGAGCAGACCAAGGCCCTCGCCGCGCTCGGCGACCGTCTTCGGGAGATCGGCGTCCGGGACCTCCCCGAGATCGGCGCCCTTCCCACGTCGGTCCGGACGGCGGAGATGCCGGCGCGGGTGGACGGGATGCCGGTGTTCGGCATCGCCGACGACACCCTCGCGCCACGCGGATTCGAGCCGGTGGGATCGTTCGTGATCTCGGGTCCGCCGCAGTCAGGCCGCACGAACGCGCTCAAGGCGCTCATCGTCGCGATGGAGCGCTTCGACCCCGACCTGCGGCTGTACCACTTCGGCAGCCGGCGTGCGGAGCTCAAGGACTTCCGCCCGTGGGTGCGAAGCGCTACCAAGCCCGAGGACGAGAAGGAACTGGCGACGGAGCTGGCAGAGCTGGTGGTCAGCGACGCTCCCGGCAGCCGCATCCTGATCGTCATCGAAGACATTCCCCACCTGGCGGACGGCCCGGCCGATCGCCCGATGCGCGGGCTGCTGCAGGCGATGAACAACAGCGAGCACATGCTGATCGGCGAGGCGGAGATCACGCGTGCCAGTGGAAGCATCGGCGTCCTCGGAGAGTGGAAGACCGGCCGGCAGGGAATCGTGCTCAAGCCCGACACGTACGACGGCGAAGCGCTGTTCAAGGTCACGTTCGGTCGCGTCAAGCGGTCGGACTTCCCGGTCGGGCGAGGGATCTTCGTGCAGGCCGGTCGTGCCGTCACGATGCAGGTCCCGTTCGTCGCCGAACCCGCCGGCAGCGGCGCGCCGAGACCGGTCGCCGAGCCGGCGGGAGCCCATGGGTAG
- a CDS encoding RDD family protein translates to MIWEIHEQERVIEGIDASGRPDPAYAAALGLLSAPFGRRALALACDLAIWVVIQLPLWIGALPLVVKLLTGAVSPYGFVNHPDFGLGVVTAGITVLLTLVFAVVQLVLHGRKGMTLGKAMAGVRSVNVRTLERPGVGAVLLRLLIVVAAGVVPFGSAVFLLSPTFDPQGRGRGWHDKATNVWLVDVRNGLDPYDEKRMRIARKTVNAEPVEERAELPSLATPLDPARQPEYRPGSRISAGVLGLARPPETSDRPTAPTPAPAPAQAPVPQPRLPQPQLPQLQPDGVPELMPAASRSATLVLRLDTGERIPVPGPILLGRNPDAAEHPGARPIRVADGSRTLSKTHMLVRPVTGGLEVVDCASTNGSGLIRAGVDEGLTAGVPVRAADGDRIRLGDRTADIVRA, encoded by the coding sequence ATGATCTGGGAGATCCACGAGCAGGAGCGCGTCATCGAGGGGATCGACGCCTCCGGGCGGCCCGACCCTGCCTACGCGGCGGCTCTCGGGCTGCTCAGTGCGCCCTTCGGCCGCCGCGCGCTCGCGCTGGCGTGCGACCTCGCCATCTGGGTGGTCATCCAGCTCCCCCTGTGGATCGGCGCGCTGCCGCTGGTCGTCAAGCTGCTGACGGGCGCCGTCTCGCCGTACGGCTTCGTCAACCATCCCGACTTCGGGCTCGGGGTCGTGACCGCCGGCATCACCGTCCTGCTCACGCTCGTGTTCGCCGTCGTCCAGCTGGTCCTCCACGGACGGAAGGGGATGACGCTCGGCAAGGCCATGGCCGGGGTCCGCTCCGTGAACGTTCGCACCCTCGAGCGGCCGGGCGTCGGCGCCGTGCTGCTGCGCTTGCTCATCGTCGTCGCCGCCGGCGTCGTGCCCTTCGGCTCCGCCGTCTTCCTGCTGTCGCCGACGTTCGATCCGCAGGGGCGAGGTCGCGGCTGGCATGACAAGGCGACGAATGTGTGGCTGGTCGACGTGCGCAACGGGCTGGACCCGTACGACGAGAAGCGCATGCGCATCGCGCGCAAGACGGTGAACGCGGAGCCTGTGGAGGAGCGTGCCGAACTGCCGTCGCTGGCCACCCCGCTCGACCCGGCACGGCAGCCCGAGTATCGCCCAGGAAGCCGGATCAGCGCGGGTGTGCTCGGCCTCGCCCGGCCGCCCGAGACGTCGGATCGCCCGACGGCACCGACACCGGCACCGGCACCCGCTCAGGCTCCCGTTCCGCAGCCGAGGCTTCCGCAGCCCCAGCTCCCGCAGCTTCAGCCGGACGGTGTTCCCGAGCTGATGCCCGCGGCATCGCGATCAGCGACGCTCGTGCTGCGGCTGGACACCGGCGAGCGCATCCCCGTCCCCGGGCCGATCCTCCTGGGTCGGAACCCCGACGCCGCCGAGCATCCGGGTGCGCGACCGATTCGGGTCGCAGACGGAAGCCGCACGCTCTCCAAGACCCACATGCTGGTGCGCCCCGTCACCGGAGGCCTGGAGGTCGTGGACTGCGCATCGACGAACGGATCCGGGCTCATCCGCGCTGGCGTCGACGAGGGCCTGACCGCCGGCGTGCCCGTCCGCGCGGCCGACGGCGACCGGATCCGACTGGGCGACCGTACTGCGGACATCGTTCGCGCATGA
- a CDS encoding DNA/RNA non-specific endonuclease, with translation MRPGDVVRRAADAVRDAATQSGRLRGVADNLDNHLDSVIRQIRDVDKYDSTVTTRGTNTKTTYWDRETGRPGSERGTIREDFGGGDRGDNATEIGNLGSSTDHGGHLGGHRFFGDTPDPGIIPQAGNLNTGAWKKMENEWAAWVANGYQVDYRIDIYPPGAVRPDALEVEYVVTNPSTGDEVYRNFPSFWNEAGESFDRKYSRDMPGLP, from the coding sequence ATGAGGCCCGGGGATGTCGTCAGGCGAGCTGCCGACGCAGTGCGGGACGCGGCGACGCAGTCGGGCAGGCTCCGTGGCGTCGCCGACAACCTCGACAACCACCTCGACTCGGTCATCAGGCAGATCCGAGACGTCGACAAGTACGACAGCACGGTGACCACGCGCGGCACGAACACCAAGACGACGTACTGGGACCGCGAGACGGGGCGACCCGGCTCGGAGCGGGGGACGATCCGCGAGGACTTCGGCGGCGGCGACCGCGGCGACAACGCGACGGAGATCGGCAACCTCGGGAGCTCGACGGATCACGGCGGCCACTTGGGCGGGCACCGGTTCTTCGGCGATACGCCCGATCCCGGCATCATTCCCCAGGCCGGCAACCTCAACACCGGCGCGTGGAAGAAGATGGAGAACGAGTGGGCGGCCTGGGTCGCGAACGGCTACCAGGTCGACTACCGCATCGACATCTACCCGCCCGGCGCGGTGCGCCCGGATGCGCTCGAAGTCGAGTACGTCGTCACGAACCCGAGCACGGGCGACGAGGTCTACCGCAACTTCCCCAGCTTCTGGAACGAGGCCGGCGAGAGCTTCGACCGCAAGTACTCGCGAGACATGCCCGGCCTTCCCTGA
- the purH gene encoding bifunctional phosphoribosylaminoimidazolecarboxamide formyltransferase/IMP cyclohydrolase: MAGPRHDPALYRDRDVVPIRRALVSVSDKTDLLVLAEALAAAGVEIVSTGGSASLLRDAGYAVTDVSSITGFPESLDGRVKTLHPSVHAGLLADLRLEDHERQLEELGIRAFELVVVNLYPFMETVASGAVSDDVIEQIDIGGPAMVRASAKNHANVAIVVSPEAYPAIIDAVRSGGTTLAQRRQLAARAFAHTAAYDTAVATWFAEGTLAEGVALPRHLTIKAERLAMLRYGENSHQRAAIYTTLGGHGIAQAKQLQGKEMSYNNYVDADAALRAAFDMIKPAVAIVKHANPCGIAVAAPNALDPIASAHLRAHECDPVSAFGGVIAANRTVTLKMAENLRDIFTEVIVAPDFEPTALELFREKKNLRILQLPPDWRQERMDVRLISGGLLLQDADRFPDDIESVAKDWQLVSGDRPAESEMTNLIFAWKACRAVKSNAIVLAKNSATVGIGMGQVNRVDSCRLAVERAGGRAAGSVAASDAFFPFADGPQVLIDAGISAIVQPGGSVRDEEVIGAARQAGVTMFFTGERHFFH; encoded by the coding sequence ATGGCAGGCCCGCGCCACGATCCCGCCCTCTACCGCGACCGCGATGTCGTGCCGATCCGTCGCGCGCTCGTGTCGGTGAGCGACAAGACGGACCTGCTCGTCCTCGCCGAGGCGCTCGCCGCCGCGGGCGTCGAGATCGTGTCGACGGGCGGCTCGGCCTCGCTGCTGCGCGACGCGGGCTACGCCGTGACCGATGTGTCGAGCATCACCGGCTTCCCGGAGTCCCTCGACGGGCGCGTCAAGACGCTGCATCCGTCGGTCCATGCGGGCCTGCTCGCCGATCTGCGCCTGGAGGACCACGAGCGTCAGCTCGAAGAGCTCGGCATCCGGGCGTTCGAGCTCGTCGTCGTGAACCTGTACCCGTTCATGGAGACGGTCGCGTCGGGCGCCGTCTCCGACGACGTCATCGAGCAGATCGACATCGGCGGACCGGCGATGGTCCGCGCGTCCGCGAAGAACCACGCGAACGTCGCGATCGTCGTCTCGCCCGAGGCGTACCCGGCGATCATCGACGCTGTCCGCTCGGGTGGCACGACCCTCGCGCAGCGCCGCCAGCTCGCGGCGCGCGCGTTCGCCCACACCGCGGCGTACGACACGGCGGTCGCGACGTGGTTCGCCGAGGGCACGCTCGCCGAGGGCGTCGCCCTCCCCAGGCACCTCACGATCAAGGCCGAGCGGCTCGCGATGCTGCGCTACGGCGAGAACTCGCACCAGCGCGCCGCGATCTACACGACCCTCGGCGGTCACGGCATCGCCCAGGCGAAGCAGCTGCAGGGCAAGGAGATGTCGTACAACAACTACGTCGACGCGGATGCCGCCCTCCGCGCCGCGTTCGACATGATCAAGCCCGCCGTGGCGATCGTGAAGCACGCGAACCCGTGCGGCATCGCGGTAGCGGCGCCCAACGCCCTCGACCCCATCGCGAGCGCGCACCTGCGTGCGCACGAGTGCGACCCGGTGTCGGCGTTCGGAGGAGTCATCGCCGCCAACCGCACGGTGACGCTCAAGATGGCCGAGAACCTGCGCGACATCTTCACCGAGGTGATCGTCGCGCCCGACTTCGAGCCGACGGCCCTCGAGCTGTTCCGCGAGAAGAAGAACCTGCGCATCCTGCAGCTTCCGCCGGACTGGCGGCAGGAGCGCATGGATGTGCGCCTCATCTCGGGCGGGCTCCTGCTGCAGGACGCCGACCGCTTCCCCGACGACATCGAGTCGGTCGCGAAGGACTGGCAGCTCGTGTCGGGCGATCGCCCGGCCGAGTCCGAGATGACGAACCTCATCTTCGCGTGGAAGGCGTGCCGCGCGGTCAAGTCGAACGCGATCGTGCTCGCGAAGAACTCCGCGACCGTCGGCATCGGCATGGGCCAGGTCAACCGCGTGGACTCGTGCCGCCTCGCCGTCGAGCGCGCAGGGGGCCGCGCGGCCGGGTCTGTCGCGGCATCCGACGCGTTCTTCCCCTTCGCCGACGGACCGCAGGTGCTCATCGACGCCGGCATCTCGGCGATCGTGCAGCCCGGCGGGTCCGTGCGCGACGAGGAGGTCATCGGGGCCGCGCGTCAGGCGGGCGTCACGATGTTCTTCACGGGCGAGCGCCACTTCTTCCACTGA